One window from the genome of bacterium encodes:
- a CDS encoding GspE/PulE family protein — protein sequence MAGHFDTGAEDAKLAEIREREEEDLAQILSGKYGLRYADLSALPIDNDALRLIPEADARGAETAAFQKAGRKLSVAVRNPQNPALAGVLEELGKRGFIVERFLVSTKSLEKALSRYAELSLAVASSAGIFDIGGDALKTLSAELTTLGALKFFLATALLEKRSSRVSKLLEGMLAGAFALKASDIHVEPEDGKTRLRLRLDGVLTDTLEFDPETYRSLASRVKLLAGLKLNVDNRAQDGRFSVTMQGSEIEIRVSLIPGNYGESIVMRILDPASIQASSFDTLGIHPKLLARLETEITRPNGMLLTTGPTGSGKTTTLYSCLRKLHTPDVKIVTIEDPIEYHLEGIVQTQTEGDKYTFASGLRSILRQDPDIIMVGEIRDAEVAEVAIQAALTGHFVFSTLHTNNAAGTFPRLVDLGIDPKTFASAITVAMAQRLVRKLDPQQRKQAPIEGEQKRLVEKILSTVEDKSLLPASTDTAWVPDPKGPDETGYHGRLGLYEAIFMDTKMGEFVRTNPSESEITREAAHQGYLTMAQDGILKAIAGETSLEEVFRVVDLPRD from the coding sequence ATGGCCGGACACTTCGATACCGGGGCGGAAGACGCGAAGCTCGCGGAGATACGCGAGCGCGAGGAGGAAGACCTTGCCCAGATACTCTCGGGGAAATACGGTCTCCGGTATGCCGACCTCTCGGCGCTCCCGATAGACAACGACGCGCTGCGGCTCATCCCGGAAGCCGACGCACGGGGCGCCGAAACGGCAGCCTTCCAGAAAGCCGGAAGGAAACTTTCGGTCGCGGTCAGGAACCCCCAGAATCCGGCGCTTGCGGGAGTGCTCGAGGAACTCGGAAAGCGCGGGTTTATCGTGGAAAGGTTTCTGGTCTCTACGAAAAGCCTCGAAAAGGCGCTTTCGCGCTATGCCGAACTCTCGCTTGCGGTCGCGAGCTCCGCAGGCATTTTTGATATCGGAGGCGACGCGCTCAAAACGCTTTCGGCCGAACTTACGACACTCGGGGCCCTGAAATTCTTCCTCGCGACCGCACTCCTTGAAAAGCGCTCGAGCAGGGTTTCGAAACTTCTTGAAGGAATGCTTGCCGGGGCATTCGCACTTAAGGCTTCGGATATCCACGTCGAGCCCGAAGACGGAAAGACCAGGCTCAGGCTCCGGCTCGATGGCGTCCTCACCGATACGCTCGAATTCGATCCCGAGACGTACCGCTCGCTCGCGTCGCGCGTCAAGCTTCTTGCGGGTCTTAAGTTGAACGTCGACAACCGCGCGCAGGACGGGCGCTTTAGCGTCACGATGCAGGGTTCCGAGATCGAGATCCGCGTTTCGCTCATTCCCGGCAACTACGGCGAGTCAATCGTGATGCGCATTCTCGATCCGGCCTCGATCCAGGCGTCGTCGTTCGACACGCTCGGCATCCATCCGAAGCTTCTCGCGCGCCTTGAGACGGAGATCACGCGCCCGAACGGCATGCTCCTTACGACCGGACCGACAGGCTCCGGAAAGACGACGACGCTCTATTCGTGCCTCCGGAAGCTCCATACGCCGGACGTGAAGATCGTCACGATCGAGGACCCGATCGAATACCATCTCGAGGGCATCGTGCAGACCCAGACCGAAGGAGATAAGTACACGTTCGCTTCGGGGCTCCGCTCCATTCTCCGCCAGGACCCGGACATCATCATGGTCGGCGAAATCCGCGACGCGGAAGTCGCGGAAGTCGCCATCCAGGCCGCGCTCACGGGCCACTTCGTCTTCTCCACGCTCCACACCAACAATGCCGCGGGCACGTTCCCGCGTCTCGTGGATCTTGGCATTGATCCGAAGACGTTCGCCTCGGCTATCACCGTCGCGATGGCGCAGCGCCTCGTGCGGAAACTCGACCCGCAGCAGAGAAAACAGGCGCCGATCGAAGGCGAACAAAAGAGACTCGTCGAGAAGATACTCTCGACCGTTGAGGACAAGTCGCTCCTTCCCGCTTCGACAGACACCGCGTGGGTGCCCGATCCCAAGGGACCGGACGAGACCGGCTATCACGGGCGCCTCGGCCTCTACGAAGCGATATTCATGGACACGAAGATGGGCGAATTCGTGCGCACCAACCCGAGCGAAAGTGAAATCACCAGGGAGGCCGCGCACCAGGGATATCTCACCATGGCGCAGGACGGGATATTGAAAGCCATCGCCGGAGAGACATCGCTTGAAGAGGTGTTCCGCGTCGTTGATCTGCCGAGGGATTAG
- a CDS encoding GrpB family protein produces the protein MITPAQEKYLGTLSDEEIVRIKLFDPRAREEGFKICEEVGKILSRSSLHYIGSSRLGIAGENDIDISIVSSGSFDDELESLKRLYGEPTSFKPQRNWAEWKFKRNGFPVELYLNGTLSPLLAEQIKTHEVLLQSPALAKEYEQLKLGAEGMKRREYMRKKYEFFNKIYGAAPTQAKQDSLT, from the coding sequence ATGATTACTCCCGCCCAAGAAAAATATCTCGGGACCTTATCCGACGAGGAGATCGTCCGTATTAAGCTCTTTGACCCGCGCGCACGGGAGGAGGGTTTCAAGATTTGCGAAGAAGTCGGGAAAATATTATCCCGGTCGTCTCTTCATTATATAGGCTCAAGTCGGCTTGGTATCGCGGGAGAGAACGACATTGATATTAGTATCGTGAGCTCGGGATCGTTTGACGACGAACTGGAATCACTGAAAAGATTATACGGCGAGCCAACCAGCTTCAAACCGCAGAGAAACTGGGCAGAGTGGAAATTCAAGCGGAACGGCTTTCCCGTCGAGCTTTATTTAAACGGCACCCTCAGCCCGCTTTTAGCCGAACAAATAAAGACGCACGAAGTTCTTCTCCAATCACCGGCACTCGCTAAAGAATACGAGCAACTGAAGCTCGGGGCTGAGGGAATGAAGCGGAGAGAGTATATGCGGAAGAAGTACGAGTTTTTCAACAAAATTTATGGAGCCGCGCCTACGCAGGCAAAGCAAGATTCCTTAACCTAA
- the ruvB gene encoding Holliday junction branch migration DNA helicase RuvB: MSSTPDLKAASLPPLDQALDAALRPSAWDDYVGQGHVKANVKVVLEAAKKRGDMPEHILFYGPPGVGKTTLAHLVANTLGAPLKSTSGVAIERAADLAAILTNLEPGTVLFIDEIHQLGNKIEELLYPALESGTLDIVLGKGPSARTVELALPRFTLVGATTRVAQISSPLRSRFGGGVYQLDFYNDDDLRAIIKRSAKVLGLDAPAEVVERVAARSRATPRIANALLKRVRDFSEVEEKKLSAELCDEACELFGIDTLGLTKDDRRYLETLEKGFKGGPAGIRALASALHEDPDTVENVYEPYLLRLGMIERSPRGRMLTQKGRTYLKG, from the coding sequence ATGTCAAGTACCCCCGATCTTAAGGCCGCTTCTCTTCCGCCGCTTGATCAGGCGCTTGACGCGGCGCTCCGGCCTTCCGCCTGGGACGACTACGTGGGTCAGGGGCACGTAAAAGCGAACGTGAAAGTGGTTTTGGAAGCCGCGAAGAAGCGCGGCGACATGCCCGAGCACATTCTTTTCTACGGACCGCCGGGAGTCGGCAAGACGACGCTCGCGCACCTCGTCGCAAACACGCTCGGAGCGCCCCTGAAGTCGACGAGCGGCGTCGCGATCGAGCGCGCGGCCGATCTCGCAGCCATTCTCACGAATCTTGAGCCCGGCACGGTGCTCTTTATCGACGAGATACATCAGTTGGGAAACAAAATAGAAGAACTCCTCTATCCCGCGCTCGAATCCGGGACTCTCGATATCGTGCTCGGGAAAGGACCTTCGGCGCGCACGGTCGAGCTCGCGCTTCCCCGCTTTACGCTTGTGGGCGCGACGACGCGCGTCGCGCAGATCTCCTCGCCGCTGCGCTCCCGCTTTGGCGGCGGCGTATACCAGCTCGATTTTTATAACGACGACGACCTGCGCGCGATCATCAAGCGTTCCGCGAAGGTGCTCGGGCTCGACGCCCCCGCGGAAGTCGTCGAGCGGGTCGCGGCGAGAAGCCGCGCAACCCCGAGAATCGCGAACGCGCTTCTGAAACGCGTCCGGGACTTCTCCGAAGTCGAGGAAAAGAAACTCTCGGCCGAGCTCTGCGACGAAGCCTGCGAGCTGTTCGGCATCGATACCCTCGGACTTACCAAAGACGACCGCCGCTATCTTGAGACACTTGAAAAGGGCTTCAAAGGAGGGCCCGCGGGCATTCGCGCCCTGGCTTCCGCGCTTCATGAGGATCCTGATACGGTCGAGAACGTGTATGAACCTTATCTTCTTCGCCTTGGTATGATCGAGCGGTCGCCGCGCGGGCGAATGCTTACACAAAAAGGCCGAACATATCTGAAAGGTTAG
- a CDS encoding AAA family ATPase, whose translation MNTEALEYIQNQLNRSEDRLRPYVFQTATFTFPERHIVIRIKKYVNDFLEGARTVRWIIVPGLRGVGKTTAMAQVFLSTRRVSKAPTSFLYMSVDDLVTRGMTLNDALDAYESILGKPFESLDTPVLLFIDEVQQDKNWAAVLKSLHDRARNVFLFCTGSSAVSLQSNPDVARRAQFEKLYPLSFGEYQMIKHNIFPQAGLKEKIKDALYGASNAGDAFDRLKKLEQNVAAQWARFDRAEIDEYLLNGTLPFTLRAITPNAYDNINILLDRIIDKDIKDLGQFDAPTLSAIKRLLFIMADSDIVSVNNVKNVVQLSYNTVMAVLDVLERAELIIKVPAQGSKTAQARKPAKYLFMSPAIRSALLSVSGIEGTYLARKGKYLEDIAGLHFYREFVATRTGGLTHDPSKSSADFLVQIADKKQLAFEVGLGRKNYEQVKATMVNFKTDFGVVVCTTSLLLSREENVVKLPLDYFLLM comes from the coding sequence ATGAATACCGAAGCCCTTGAGTATATTCAAAATCAGCTAAACCGTAGCGAGGACCGCCTCCGCCCGTACGTGTTTCAAACGGCCACGTTCACCTTTCCGGAAAGACATATCGTTATCCGTATAAAAAAGTATGTGAATGATTTCCTTGAAGGTGCCCGAACGGTACGCTGGATAATTGTCCCTGGGCTGCGCGGTGTTGGAAAGACTACTGCAATGGCTCAGGTCTTTCTCTCTACGAGGCGTGTCTCCAAAGCCCCGACCAGCTTCCTTTATATGTCGGTCGACGATCTCGTCACCCGGGGCATGACCCTGAACGATGCTTTAGACGCTTATGAATCCATTCTCGGGAAACCGTTCGAGAGCCTCGATACTCCGGTGCTGCTCTTCATTGATGAAGTGCAGCAGGATAAAAACTGGGCAGCGGTCCTGAAGTCTCTCCATGACCGAGCGAGAAATGTATTCCTGTTCTGCACCGGTTCATCAGCGGTGTCGCTCCAGTCAAACCCGGACGTCGCTCGTCGGGCGCAGTTCGAGAAGCTTTATCCCCTTAGTTTCGGTGAGTACCAGATGATCAAGCATAATATCTTCCCTCAGGCGGGACTCAAGGAGAAGATTAAGGATGCGCTATATGGGGCTTCTAATGCCGGAGACGCTTTCGACCGGCTTAAGAAACTTGAACAAAACGTCGCGGCGCAGTGGGCCCGTTTTGACCGAGCCGAAATCGACGAATACCTTTTGAACGGCACCCTGCCCTTTACTCTCCGCGCGATAACCCCGAATGCTTACGACAACATCAACATTCTCCTGGATCGAATCATTGATAAAGATATAAAGGACCTCGGGCAGTTTGATGCGCCGACGCTCAGCGCGATCAAGCGCCTCCTCTTTATCATGGCCGATAGCGACATTGTAAGCGTCAACAATGTAAAAAATGTTGTCCAGCTAAGCTATAACACGGTCATGGCCGTACTGGACGTGCTTGAACGAGCCGAACTTATAATCAAAGTACCCGCCCAAGGCTCTAAAACGGCGCAAGCGCGTAAGCCAGCCAAGTATCTGTTCATGAGTCCGGCAATTCGCTCGGCGCTTCTCAGTGTCAGCGGCATTGAAGGCACGTATCTTGCGAGAAAAGGCAAGTATCTTGAAGACATAGCAGGCCTCCACTTCTATCGGGAGTTCGTGGCAACCAGGACGGGAGGATTAACGCACGACCCGTCCAAGAGTAGCGCCGACTTCCTGGTACAGATCGCCGACAAGAAGCAGCTTGCCTTTGAGGTCGGTCTCGGACGAAAGAACTACGAACAAGTGAAAGCGACGATGGTAAACTTCAAGACCGATTTCGGAGTCGTTGTCTGCACTACAAGCCTGTTGCTCTCAAGGGAAGAGAATGTAGTGAAGCTTCCACTCGACTACTTCCTGCTTATGTAA
- a CDS encoding YebC/PmpR family DNA-binding transcriptional regulator, whose product MAGHSKWAQIKRAKAVTDSARARVFARFAKQITLESKRAGGSLSDPGLVAVITRAKAANMPKDNIERAVAKGLSKDSGALERVVYEFYGPSGAAIIVDALTDSRNRTTQEIKHLLSKNGFELGAPGSAAWAFTKSREGGFSPNEPLTELSETDGESLSSLLTLLDDYEDTQAVYTNARGYESTEE is encoded by the coding sequence GTGGCCGGACACTCCAAATGGGCGCAGATAAAGCGGGCGAAGGCGGTGACGGACAGCGCGCGGGCGCGGGTCTTCGCACGATTCGCCAAGCAGATCACACTCGAATCGAAGCGTGCGGGAGGAAGCCTTTCGGACCCGGGACTCGTGGCGGTGATAACGCGCGCGAAGGCGGCGAATATGCCTAAGGACAATATCGAGCGTGCGGTCGCGAAAGGCCTCTCAAAGGATTCCGGAGCCCTGGAGCGCGTCGTATACGAATTCTATGGGCCAAGCGGTGCCGCGATCATCGTCGACGCTCTCACGGACAGCCGGAACCGGACGACCCAGGAGATAAAGCACCTGCTCTCGAAGAACGGCTTCGAGCTCGGAGCCCCGGGCTCTGCGGCCTGGGCATTCACGAAATCCCGCGAAGGCGGATTTTCTCCGAATGAGCCTTTGACGGAACTTTCGGAAACCGACGGCGAATCGCTCTCCTCCCTCCTCACGCTCCTCGACGACTACGAAGACACCCAGGCGGTCTATACGAACGCCAGAGGCTATGAAAGCACGGAAGAATAA
- a CDS encoding crossover junction endodeoxyribonuclease RuvC encodes MKARKNNVRRVLAIDPGFDRMGLAVLEGDPSRPTLVWSDCVLPAKGRKEERLAEVFRAVVAAIKKHRPDTFALETLFFSVNKKTALGVAEARGAVLAAAGAALLPVREYSPQQVKLAVTGHGGADKKAVALMIPRLLSLSKKPRLDDELDAIAVGIAALSDRYPQA; translated from the coding sequence ATGAAAGCACGGAAGAATAACGTGCGCCGCGTTCTTGCGATCGATCCCGGCTTCGACCGCATGGGGCTTGCGGTACTTGAAGGCGACCCGAGTCGCCCTACGCTCGTCTGGAGCGATTGCGTGCTTCCCGCGAAAGGACGCAAGGAGGAGCGGCTTGCGGAAGTCTTCAGGGCGGTCGTGGCGGCGATAAAAAAACACCGGCCGGACACCTTCGCGCTTGAGACCCTGTTCTTCAGCGTCAACAAGAAGACGGCGCTCGGGGTCGCGGAGGCCCGTGGCGCCGTGCTTGCCGCGGCAGGCGCTGCCCTGCTCCCCGTCCGGGAATACTCCCCGCAACAGGTGAAGCTCGCCGTTACGGGGCACGGAGGGGCAGATAAAAAGGCGGTGGCGCTCATGATTCCCCGGCTCCTTTCGCTCTCCAAAAAGCCACGGCTTGACGACGAGCTCGATGCGATAGCGGTCGGTATCGCGGCGCTTTCCGACCGCTATCCACAGGCCTGA
- a CDS encoding PBP1A family penicillin-binding protein, with product MTKRARVRPKRHHFILTLALFAAGLVLILVGVGAVWIALAPTPDIDSFATREISQSTKIYDRTGTILLYDLNTDTRRDIVSLASTSPYVQKATVAIEDADFYQHSGIRITSIFRAILADLTPGGLTQGGSTITQQVVKKSILTDEKSITRKVHEWILAIKLEQKYSKDQILETYLNEVPYGGSLYGIESASEAYFGTNAGGLSLAESAYLAAIPQAPTYYSPYGSHRASLDARQALVLERMKELGFITDEEYAAAKAEVVTFNPQQPSSIIAPHFVFYIREYLENKYGPQELASGGLKVVTTLDADLEHDAESLVNKYALENVKKFNASNASLVAIDPKTGQILAMVGSRDYFDKDIQGNFNAATSHRQPGSTFKPFVYAAALRKGFTPDTAIFDVPTQFSTSCSPSDIYNDTPPCYAPSDYDDKFRGPMTFTTALAQSINVPAVKTLYLAGIQNVLDVASAMGITSLGDRKQYGLSLALGAGEVSLLELTSAYSAFAADGVRNPPVGILSVTDSAGNTLEEYTPAPEQALDPNVAREMSAMLSNNPARFPEYPPQNPLNIPGYDVAVKTGTTNDYKDAWTVGYTPSIAIGVWAGNNDNSQMVKEIAGYIVAPMWNAVMVKALAKYPKEYFGEPIPPPEISPILQGIWNPEGQVHSELYWLDKDNPQGGAPGNPGNDPQYRYWEYAVQSWFGRSI from the coding sequence ATGACCAAGCGAGCGCGCGTCCGCCCGAAGCGGCACCACTTCATCCTTACGCTCGCGCTTTTCGCGGCGGGCCTCGTGCTTATCCTCGTCGGCGTCGGCGCGGTATGGATAGCCCTCGCGCCCACCCCCGACATCGATTCCTTCGCAACCCGGGAGATAAGCCAGTCGACGAAGATATACGACCGTACCGGCACCATCCTCCTCTATGACCTCAATACCGATACCCGGCGCGATATCGTAAGCCTCGCGAGCACGTCGCCCTATGTCCAGAAGGCGACGGTCGCGATCGAGGACGCGGATTTCTATCAGCACTCGGGCATCCGCATCACCTCGATCTTCCGCGCCATCCTCGCCGACCTCACGCCGGGCGGCCTCACCCAGGGCGGCTCGACCATCACGCAGCAGGTGGTGAAGAAATCCATCCTCACGGACGAGAAGAGCATCACCCGCAAGGTGCACGAATGGATACTCGCCATAAAGCTCGAACAGAAATACTCCAAGGATCAGATTCTCGAAACGTATCTCAACGAAGTCCCGTACGGCGGCAGCCTCTACGGCATCGAATCGGCAAGCGAGGCGTATTTCGGCACGAATGCGGGAGGGCTCTCGCTCGCCGAGTCCGCGTATCTCGCCGCAATCCCCCAGGCTCCCACGTACTATTCCCCGTACGGAAGCCACCGCGCCTCGCTTGATGCCCGCCAGGCCCTGGTGCTCGAGCGCATGAAGGAACTCGGGTTCATAACCGACGAGGAATACGCGGCGGCGAAGGCGGAGGTGGTGACGTTCAACCCGCAGCAGCCTTCCTCGATCATCGCCCCGCACTTCGTCTTCTATATACGGGAATACCTCGAGAACAAGTACGGCCCGCAGGAACTCGCTTCAGGAGGGCTTAAAGTAGTGACGACGCTCGACGCGGATCTTGAGCACGACGCGGAGTCTCTCGTAAACAAGTATGCGCTTGAGAACGTGAAGAAATTCAACGCGAGCAACGCTTCCCTCGTCGCGATCGACCCCAAGACCGGGCAGATACTCGCGATGGTGGGCTCGAGGGACTATTTCGACAAGGACATCCAGGGGAACTTCAACGCCGCGACCTCACACCGCCAGCCAGGCTCGACCTTCAAGCCCTTCGTCTATGCGGCGGCGCTCAGGAAAGGCTTTACGCCCGACACCGCGATATTTGACGTGCCGACCCAGTTCTCCACTTCCTGCAGCCCCTCGGATATTTATAACGACACCCCTCCCTGCTACGCTCCGAGCGACTATGACGACAAGTTCCGCGGCCCCATGACCTTCACGACGGCGCTCGCGCAGTCGATCAACGTGCCGGCGGTGAAGACGCTCTATCTCGCGGGAATACAGAACGTGCTCGATGTCGCAAGCGCGATGGGCATCACCTCGCTTGGCGACCGCAAGCAATACGGACTCTCGCTTGCGCTTGGCGCGGGCGAAGTTTCGCTCCTTGAGCTCACGAGTGCGTACAGCGCCTTCGCCGCCGACGGGGTACGGAATCCTCCGGTCGGGATACTCTCGGTCACCGACAGCGCCGGAAACACGCTTGAGGAATACACGCCCGCCCCCGAGCAGGCGCTCGATCCGAACGTGGCCCGGGAGATGTCCGCCATGCTCTCGAACAACCCGGCCCGGTTCCCCGAATACCCGCCCCAGAATCCGCTCAATATCCCCGGATATGATGTGGCGGTCAAAACGGGAACGACGAACGACTATAAGGACGCATGGACGGTCGGCTATACGCCGTCGATCGCGATCGGCGTGTGGGCCGGGAACAACGACAACAGCCAGATGGTGAAGGAGATCGCGGGCTATATCGTCGCCCCGATGTGGAACGCGGTGATGGTCAAGGCGCTCGCCAAGTATCCGAAGGAATACTTTGGAGAGCCGATACCACCGCCCGAGATTTCGCCGATACTTCAGGGCATCTGGAATCCCGAAGGGCAGGTACACAGCGAGCTCTACTGGCTTGATAAAGATAATCCGCAGGGAGGGGCGCCGGGGAATCCGGGGAACGATCCGCAGTATCGGTACTGGGAGTATGCGGTGCAGTCGTGGTTTGGGAGGTCTATTTGA
- a CDS encoding serine hydrolase domain-containing protein produces MEIDIKSAIKEVAHLLEVWLPLRLQYDKVLGVSIAIIYKGEVLYKKGFGYADLEKKIEVSENTLYHIGSVSKMFTSVAVFQLVEEEKIKLTDSVSKYLPWFKGENENGKLEDITINELLSHTSGIWSEGTTPHWFTGEFPTTLQLLLDEALVFKPSSQFKYSNYGFAVLGELIAAVSGLSYEEYIQANILDRLDMVSTFTDYKKDIGGLANGLGREIPGQEREKYGHYSANAYAPATGFISNAIDLARYIATFPFKAPEILLKNESKQSMVTEPDFYTRSTDKYCLGIEMYDVSSKKVYGHGGGFKGFVSKVAIDYGNELGVVVLANTSKAPVWAYAQSIFQAIYSLTENNSDYTSENKVDGIKYEGIYRNSGEDKVVVKIKDTLVSFDMNTSSPLFGSNKTILQSIDESKFLLKGGSGFSSRGEIATFSDIKDGIPQKVTFGATPLIRVE; encoded by the coding sequence GTGGAGATCGACATTAAATCAGCAATCAAAGAAGTCGCGCATCTATTGGAGGTATGGCTTCCTTTAAGACTGCAATACGATAAAGTGCTTGGTGTTTCAATTGCAATTATTTATAAAGGAGAAGTTTTGTATAAGAAGGGTTTTGGATATGCTGACCTAGAAAAAAAGATTGAAGTTAGTGAAAACACCCTATATCACATTGGTTCTGTTTCAAAGATGTTTACATCGGTTGCAGTTTTTCAACTCGTAGAAGAAGAAAAGATCAAACTCACAGATTCAGTCTCAAAGTATCTCCCATGGTTCAAAGGAGAGAATGAAAACGGCAAATTAGAAGATATTACAATTAACGAATTACTGTCTCACACGTCTGGTATTTGGAGCGAAGGTACTACACCCCATTGGTTTACAGGTGAATTCCCCACGACGCTTCAGCTTCTTTTAGACGAAGCTTTGGTTTTTAAACCATCTTCTCAGTTCAAATACTCCAATTACGGCTTCGCGGTTTTAGGCGAACTTATTGCTGCTGTAAGCGGCCTGTCTTATGAGGAATATATTCAAGCAAATATCTTAGATAGGCTAGACATGGTCTCAACCTTCACTGATTATAAAAAAGATATAGGAGGTCTTGCTAATGGCCTTGGACGAGAAATACCAGGTCAGGAAAGGGAAAAGTACGGGCATTACTCTGCTAATGCCTATGCGCCAGCGACTGGCTTTATTTCAAATGCTATTGATCTTGCAAGATATATAGCCACCTTCCCGTTTAAGGCACCAGAGATTCTTTTAAAGAATGAATCTAAACAAAGTATGGTTACAGAGCCTGATTTCTATACCAGGAGTACGGATAAATACTGTTTAGGGATTGAAATGTATGACGTTAGTTCTAAAAAAGTATATGGCCATGGCGGAGGCTTCAAAGGTTTTGTATCAAAGGTTGCCATTGATTACGGGAATGAACTTGGTGTTGTTGTGCTCGCAAATACCTCAAAAGCTCCGGTATGGGCATATGCCCAGAGCATTTTTCAAGCAATATACAGTCTTACTGAAAATAATTCTGATTACACGTCGGAAAATAAAGTTGATGGTATAAAATACGAAGGTATTTATCGGAATTCTGGAGAAGACAAGGTAGTAGTTAAGATAAAAGATACGCTAGTTTCTTTTGATATGAATACAAGCTCTCCACTATTTGGTAGCAATAAAACGATTCTTCAGTCGATAGATGAAAGTAAGTTCCTATTAAAAGGAGGGAGCGGATTTAGTTCGAGAGGGGAAATAGCTACATTTAGCGATATAAAGGACGGAATACCACAGAAGGTTACTTTCGGGGCAACGCCGCTAATAAGGGTTGAGTAA
- a CDS encoding VOC family protein, which produces MLDHITFKVSDIAATARFYSAALSPLGYSLNFDQTYEDHVRVIGFGKDGKTNTFFAGEAPISGPAHIAWKAQSRQEVDEFHKLALDAGGRDNGTPGIRSEYHENYYGAFVLDPDGNNVEVVFGN; this is translated from the coding sequence ATGCTCGACCATATAACTTTTAAAGTAAGTGACATTGCAGCTACAGCTCGATTCTATTCTGCTGCGCTTTCTCCCCTTGGATATTCACTGAACTTTGATCAAACATATGAAGATCATGTTCGTGTTATTGGCTTCGGAAAGGATGGTAAGACAAATACGTTCTTTGCCGGTGAAGCACCCATAAGTGGTCCAGCACACATCGCTTGGAAAGCTCAATCAAGACAGGAGGTGGATGAGTTCCATAAATTAGCTCTTGATGCGGGAGGAAGAGATAACGGAACACCAGGTATTAGGTCTGAATATCACGAAAACTACTACGGAGCATTTGTACTAGATCCAGATGGAAATAATGTAGAAGTAGTATTTGGTAACTAA
- a CDS encoding DUF4145 domain-containing protein: MIQMTWTDGNRWSGNCPRCGLHSYFAEVWQHQFREGQTVCVVECPGGHAFVVEHEPGFKNRVKFVYPVISTHQVPSWLPENYREICGEMYVEFNNGNYRSSVALAGIMLDALVNAFLKSPSDAGKSLKKRLELLKNGDAIDADQFADSTVARLGRNDVMHPDDLAAPVTKEDANEVIDAVISALEGFYKFRRARALPAAKQASVQDEPTATEEEPR, encoded by the coding sequence ATGATTCAAATGACATGGACAGACGGAAATAGATGGAGTGGCAATTGTCCTAGGTGTGGGCTGCACTCCTATTTTGCAGAAGTTTGGCAACACCAGTTCCGTGAAGGACAAACCGTCTGCGTAGTTGAATGTCCGGGAGGGCATGCTTTTGTCGTCGAACATGAGCCAGGATTTAAAAACAGAGTAAAATTCGTTTATCCAGTAATTTCAACTCATCAAGTACCATCTTGGCTCCCAGAGAATTACCGCGAGATCTGCGGTGAAATGTATGTCGAGTTCAATAATGGCAATTACAGAAGTTCAGTTGCCTTAGCGGGAATTATGCTTGATGCACTTGTAAATGCATTCTTAAAGTCACCTTCAGATGCGGGAAAGAGCCTAAAAAAGAGATTGGAGTTGCTAAAGAATGGAGATGCGATCGATGCAGATCAATTTGCAGATAGCACAGTTGCTCGACTCGGCCGTAATGACGTTATGCACCCAGATGATTTAGCGGCGCCAGTAACCAAAGAGGATGCAAACGAAGTAATCGATGCAGTCATTTCAGCACTGGAGGGATTTTATAAATTCCGTCGAGCCCGAGCACTTCCTGCAGCTAAACAGGCGTCTGTACAAGATGAGCCTACAGCAACCGAAGAAGAACCGCGCTGA